Proteins co-encoded in one Pseudanabaena sp. FACHB-2040 genomic window:
- a CDS encoding aldo/keto reductase, producing the protein MQTVTLGTTGPVIPALGIGTWAWGDSLFWNYGKDYGAEDVQAAFQAALEGGVNFFDTAEIYGLGDSEKLLGQFMKATNQPVMIATKYFPLPWRFSSQAVADALTASLKRLQVPTVALYQVHAHLDFFLSQKSLMNALADEVQQGRIQAIGVSNYSAQQMREAHKYLAERGIPLAVNQVQYSLLHRHVETNGILETARELGITILAYSPLAQGLLTGKYTPENYQTPSGARSLAPQFSKQALVKLAPVIQTLQTIGERYDRTPAQVALNWLIAQGNVVPIPGAKNARQAAQNAGALGWQLSEPERAQIDQVTRAWKP; encoded by the coding sequence ATTCAAACCGTCACCCTAGGAACCACAGGTCCGGTCATTCCCGCTTTGGGGATCGGTACTTGGGCCTGGGGTGATTCCCTGTTCTGGAACTATGGCAAAGACTACGGAGCTGAGGATGTTCAGGCAGCATTCCAGGCGGCCTTGGAAGGCGGCGTTAATTTCTTTGATACCGCTGAGATCTACGGGCTAGGAGACTCAGAAAAGCTGCTGGGTCAGTTTATGAAGGCAACAAATCAGCCTGTGATGATTGCCACTAAGTATTTTCCTTTGCCCTGGCGGTTCTCGTCTCAAGCGGTTGCTGATGCTCTAACAGCCAGCCTCAAGCGCCTGCAGGTTCCTACTGTGGCGCTATATCAGGTGCACGCTCACCTAGACTTCTTTCTGAGCCAAAAATCTTTGATGAATGCCTTAGCAGATGAGGTTCAGCAGGGCCGAATTCAGGCGATCGGGGTGAGCAACTACTCAGCTCAGCAAATGCGAGAAGCCCACAAATATTTAGCAGAACGGGGAATTCCGCTGGCGGTAAACCAGGTGCAGTATTCCCTGCTGCACCGCCACGTTGAAACCAACGGCATTCTAGAGACCGCCCGCGAATTGGGGATCACCATTCTGGCCTATAGCCCTTTGGCTCAAGGTCTACTGACTGGCAAATATACTCCGGAAAACTATCAAACGCCCAGCGGAGCCCGCAGTCTAGCGCCACAGTTTAGCAAGCAGGCCCTAGTAAAACTAGCGCCCGTGATTCAAACTCTGCAGACCATTGGTGAACGGTACGATCGCACCCCGGCCCAAGTCGCCCTGAACTGGCTTATAGCCCAAGGCAACGTCGTTCCTATCCCTGGCGCTAAAAATGCTCGTCAGGCGGCTCAGAATGCCGGAGCTTTGGGGTGGCAGTTGAGTGAACCGGAGCGGGCCCAGATAGACCAGGTGACTCGGGCGTGGAAGCCCTAG
- a CDS encoding DUF3143 domain-containing protein, producing MTSADTPLYNHPLPDIEQWLREQNCEQEPGSPHQWHVERAAWQADLTLDIDSIVVRYLKASPDGQDIQRIFKYSLSRQDLSEAIFSGP from the coding sequence ATGACGTCTGCTGACACGCCTCTGTACAACCATCCCCTACCCGACATTGAGCAGTGGCTCCGAGAGCAAAACTGCGAGCAGGAACCCGGATCGCCCCATCAGTGGCACGTAGAGCGAGCGGCTTGGCAGGCTGATCTGACCCTCGATATCGACTCCATTGTTGTGCGCTATCTCAAAGCCAGCCCAGACGGCCAAGACATCCAGCGCATTTTCAAATACTCTCTCAGTCGGCAGGATCTTAGCGAAGCCATCTTCTCTGGCCCCTAG
- a CDS encoding FAD-dependent oxidoreductase codes for MVWDVVVVGAGMAGLLCARRLEQAGYQVRVLEKSRGLGGRMATRRVNDQPIDHGCRFITPTTPLIDQLVQQLELQGLVRPWQPASYKVTPDGQLAVAAPKEWWVAPQGMTAIPKHLAENLGIDRQTRVLGLEAATDSWQISLDEGSAAASEPLTAQAVVLAVPAPQALEILQTVKTQLDPAVWQGLEAVTFEASITVFAGYSSLPETRLAAGSEGWMVYGNPDTPFTWVGLDSGKRDCASVPTVVIQSCDRFAQPYLSAPDLTEAGRHLLEQTAQILEKTLGPSLRQPDWIQVHRWRYATTKSPFPKQSLVTAKPLPLVCCGDWCGGFDVNTAAASGWTAAEEIHNLLSEDSAQFSLQTSLV; via the coding sequence GTGGTTTGGGATGTGGTAGTAGTCGGTGCAGGCATGGCCGGTCTTTTGTGTGCCCGGCGGCTGGAGCAGGCTGGGTACCAGGTGCGAGTTCTGGAAAAGTCGCGGGGACTTGGCGGGCGCATGGCGACTCGGCGAGTGAATGATCAGCCCATCGATCACGGCTGCCGCTTCATCACACCCACGACGCCTTTGATAGACCAGCTAGTGCAGCAGCTAGAGCTTCAAGGTTTGGTACGACCTTGGCAGCCAGCGAGCTACAAAGTCACCCCAGACGGCCAGTTGGCTGTGGCTGCGCCAAAAGAATGGTGGGTAGCACCTCAGGGTATGACAGCTATTCCCAAGCACCTGGCAGAGAATCTAGGCATTGACCGACAGACCCGCGTTTTGGGGCTAGAAGCGGCAACAGACAGCTGGCAGATCAGTTTAGACGAGGGCAGCGCAGCCGCTAGCGAACCGCTTACCGCTCAAGCTGTTGTGCTAGCAGTACCAGCACCTCAGGCTTTAGAAATCTTGCAAACCGTCAAAACCCAGCTCGATCCTGCAGTCTGGCAAGGCTTAGAGGCCGTAACTTTTGAGGCTTCTATTACAGTCTTTGCAGGCTACAGCAGCTTGCCTGAGACCAGATTGGCCGCAGGTTCAGAAGGATGGATGGTCTATGGCAACCCCGACACGCCCTTTACTTGGGTTGGGTTAGACAGCGGTAAGCGCGATTGCGCCTCGGTGCCAACGGTCGTGATTCAGAGTTGCGATCGCTTTGCTCAACCCTACCTATCGGCCCCCGATCTAACCGAGGCTGGACGGCATCTGCTGGAGCAAACCGCCCAAATCTTGGAGAAAACCCTTGGGCCAAGTCTAAGGCAGCCTGACTGGATTCAGGTTCACCGCTGGCGGTACGCAACGACAAAAAGTCCTTTTCCCAAGCAGAGCCTGGTGACAGCTAAGCCTTTGCCCCTAGTCTGCTGCGGCGACTGGTGCGGCGGTTTCGACGTCAACACAGCGGCAGCGTCTGGCTGGACAGCAGCTGAAGAAATTCACAATCTTTTAAGCGAAGACTCTGCTCAGTTCTCCCTCCAAACATCGCTGGTTTGA
- a CDS encoding CCA tRNA nucleotidyltransferase, with protein MPTEQSALSPQSWPFELAFLPDSAYLVGGSVRDALLGRQAEYLDLDFVLPEKAIETARTIAHHYGAGFVVLDSEHQIARVVFDNATVDFAQQIGSSLEADLYRRDFTINAIAYHPHSESLLDPVNGHLDLQKRTLRMIAPQNLAEDPLRLLRAYRQAAQLGFSVDAETQVTIRTLVKLLSQVAAERVRGELDCLLSFAEGTALLQMAWQDGLLGTWLPYVTQEQLTALKNIDHAFVALQQSWPSYADLLTGWVREQSVPGLHRSWLKATKLSQLVSADPNTAEVEMSRLKYSRAEQQAVVAILKGWLYLQSTQVEALSRRQQYMLFKASGSSFLGIALLGLAQGLSEPAIGSLIQRYLDPHDPVAHPCPLLSGRDLMQHLNLRPGPQIGELLEAIQIVQAEGEITTQAEALQWAKEQLQHP; from the coding sequence GTGCCCACTGAACAGTCGGCCCTTTCACCTCAGTCCTGGCCTTTTGAGCTGGCCTTTTTACCGGACAGTGCCTACTTAGTCGGTGGCAGCGTGCGAGATGCTCTCCTAGGGCGTCAAGCAGAGTATCTTGACCTAGATTTTGTCTTACCAGAAAAAGCAATTGAAACGGCTCGTACCATTGCTCATCACTATGGGGCAGGGTTTGTCGTGCTCGATAGTGAGCACCAGATTGCCCGAGTTGTTTTTGACAACGCCACTGTAGACTTTGCCCAACAGATTGGCAGCAGCCTAGAAGCCGACCTGTACCGCCGAGACTTTACGATTAATGCGATCGCATATCATCCCCATAGTGAATCGCTGCTAGATCCGGTCAACGGGCACCTCGATCTGCAAAAGCGCACCCTGCGCATGATCGCCCCCCAGAACCTAGCAGAAGATCCATTGCGCCTACTGCGAGCTTACCGGCAGGCAGCTCAGTTGGGCTTTAGCGTAGATGCAGAGACTCAAGTCACCATCCGCACGCTGGTTAAATTGCTCAGTCAAGTTGCTGCCGAGCGGGTTAGAGGAGAACTAGACTGCCTCCTAAGCTTTGCAGAGGGCACTGCTCTGCTGCAGATGGCTTGGCAAGATGGCCTGTTAGGCACCTGGCTGCCCTACGTCACTCAAGAGCAGCTAACAGCGCTGAAAAACATCGACCATGCTTTCGTCGCCCTGCAGCAGAGCTGGCCCAGCTACGCCGATCTCCTGACCGGCTGGGTTCGTGAGCAGTCGGTGCCGGGGCTGCACCGCTCTTGGCTTAAGGCCACCAAGCTCAGCCAGCTAGTGTCAGCCGACCCCAATACGGCAGAGGTTGAGATGAGCCGCCTAAAGTACAGTCGAGCTGAGCAGCAGGCGGTGGTGGCTATTCTCAAGGGTTGGCTGTACCTGCAAAGCACCCAGGTCGAAGCACTCTCTCGCCGACAGCAGTACATGCTGTTTAAAGCATCTGGATCTAGTTTTTTGGGCATTGCTCTGCTGGGGCTGGCTCAAGGGCTGTCCGAACCTGCCATAGGCTCTTTAATTCAGAGATACCTAGACCCTCACGATCCGGTCGCTCATCCTTGTCCTTTGTTGAGCGGGCGTGACCTAATGCAGCATTTGAATCTACGCCCAGGGCCGCAAATTGGCGAGCTGCTGGAAGCCATTCAGATTGTTCAGGCAGAGGGTGAAATCACCACTCAAGCAGAGGCTCTCCAGTGGGCCAAGGAGCAGCTTCAACACCCGTAG
- a CDS encoding Ycf34 family protein — translation MCICINCHYVDRCTTYHAVEGQHQQPHLTESPSFEAVEPTINVNIRQQDDLIEMEWDVVGCESFREESGKWARLRPGELIPT, via the coding sequence ATGTGCATTTGCATAAATTGCCACTATGTTGATCGCTGCACAACTTACCATGCGGTCGAGGGTCAGCATCAGCAGCCCCATTTAACTGAGTCTCCTAGTTTTGAAGCCGTAGAGCCAACAATCAACGTTAATATCCGCCAACAGGATGACCTGATTGAGATGGAGTGGGATGTGGTTGGCTGCGAGAGCTTCCGCGAAGAATCGGGCAAGTGGGCCCGGCTCCGGCCTGGTGAACTTATTCCTACCTAG
- a CDS encoding serine/threonine-protein kinase, with protein sequence MTALCLNPACPQPQNPAEHLFCQSCGQPLRLGQRYLALKVLGQGGFGRTFLAADTTVGLSELCVIKQNWGRDRNSTEASQRFRAEAERLQELGGHPQIPQLLDYFELESGQFLVQEYVPGPTLEDLLARQGAFDEQRLRRLLMEVLPVLQFIHSRQIVHRDIKPANLIAPSRPGLLALVDFGASKAIDAASGAKKAGTVIGSAGYVAPEQALGQATFASDLYSLGVTCIHLLTGLHPFDLYSISEDRWTWRTYVQSPVSLKLARTLDRMLARSLRQRYASADAVLADLNRLPQLGALPGGGRTKHSRLKRRAAQEPAAPATPGWQRVRTITQPGGVVNGLAVSPNGRAIATASSDQSVRLWDLSDGSLIRTFAKRLGFWGAGHQDAVTGVSFSPDGYTLYSASQDGVLKAWDLATYQLQWQQQFPGWGTAALVLTPDGQTLITAGGAGKIQIWDVPSGQLRTTLAHHQDWVSSLALSADGQRLASGSWDKTLRLWHVPTGRLLQTLTTVAAQVTAVAWDVSGDRIYSGDSQGMVQTWQPQQSSQGRLLSQQADAITILVPSKDGRWLATGSADGTLNVWDMRVKARSAILKHSWGVRSAAFTVDSQTLISSGADETLQIWQPLPKD encoded by the coding sequence TTGACCGCGCTGTGCCTAAATCCGGCCTGCCCCCAACCCCAAAATCCTGCTGAGCACCTATTTTGTCAGAGCTGCGGGCAGCCTCTACGCTTGGGGCAGCGGTACTTGGCGCTTAAGGTGTTGGGGCAGGGCGGGTTTGGTCGAACCTTTTTGGCTGCCGATACGACTGTGGGCCTGTCTGAGCTTTGTGTCATTAAGCAAAATTGGGGTCGCGATCGCAACTCCACCGAGGCCTCTCAACGCTTTCGAGCAGAGGCAGAACGGCTGCAAGAGCTAGGCGGCCATCCTCAAATCCCCCAGTTGCTCGACTACTTTGAGCTAGAAAGTGGTCAGTTTTTGGTGCAGGAATATGTGCCAGGGCCAACTCTAGAAGACCTGCTGGCCCGTCAGGGGGCGTTTGACGAACAGCGCCTGCGTCGCCTGCTGATGGAGGTGTTGCCGGTGCTGCAGTTTATTCACAGCCGCCAGATCGTTCACCGAGACATTAAACCCGCCAATTTAATTGCGCCGTCTCGACCTGGCCTGCTAGCGTTGGTGGATTTTGGGGCCTCTAAAGCCATTGATGCAGCGAGCGGGGCTAAAAAGGCAGGAACTGTGATCGGCAGCGCTGGCTATGTTGCCCCTGAGCAGGCGTTGGGGCAGGCAACCTTTGCCAGCGATCTCTACAGTTTGGGGGTGACCTGCATTCACCTGCTAACCGGGCTTCACCCTTTTGATCTGTACTCTATCAGCGAAGACCGTTGGACCTGGCGCACCTATGTCCAGTCTCCGGTCAGTCTCAAGCTGGCTCGCACGCTAGACCGGATGCTGGCTCGTAGTCTGCGTCAGCGCTACGCTTCGGCAGATGCGGTGCTGGCCGATCTCAATCGGCTGCCTCAACTAGGAGCACTACCGGGCGGCGGCAGAACCAAGCACTCACGCTTGAAGCGACGGGCGGCGCAAGAGCCAGCTGCGCCTGCCACCCCAGGCTGGCAGCGAGTTCGCACGATTACCCAACCGGGTGGGGTGGTTAATGGGCTGGCCGTGAGCCCTAATGGACGTGCGATCGCAACCGCCTCCAGTGATCAGTCTGTACGCTTATGGGATTTGTCCGACGGCAGCTTAATCCGCACCTTTGCCAAGCGCTTGGGCTTTTGGGGAGCCGGGCACCAGGATGCCGTCACGGGCGTCAGCTTCAGTCCCGATGGCTACACGCTATACAGTGCCAGCCAGGATGGCGTCTTAAAAGCTTGGGACTTGGCCACCTACCAGCTCCAGTGGCAGCAGCAGTTTCCGGGCTGGGGTACCGCCGCCCTGGTGCTCACCCCCGATGGCCAAACCCTGATTACTGCTGGAGGCGCAGGCAAGATTCAGATTTGGGATGTGCCCTCCGGCCAGCTTCGAACCACCCTGGCTCATCACCAAGACTGGGTCAGCAGCTTGGCCCTAAGCGCCGACGGTCAGCGGCTTGCCAGCGGTAGTTGGGACAAGACCCTGCGCCTCTGGCACGTGCCCACGGGTCGCCTGCTGCAAACGCTAACCACTGTCGCTGCTCAAGTCACCGCCGTAGCCTGGGACGTCAGTGGCGACAGAATTTACAGCGGCGATAGTCAGGGAATGGTGCAGACCTGGCAGCCGCAGCAGTCAAGCCAGGGTCGCCTGCTCAGTCAACAGGCTGACGCAATTACAATTCTGGTTCCCAGTAAGGATGGTCGCTGGCTGGCAACGGGCAGCGCAGACGGCACTCTAAATGTCTGGGATATGCGAGTCAAGGCCCGATCTGCCATTCTTAAACACAGTTGGGGCGTGCGATCGGCTGCCTTTACGGTTGACAGTCAAACCTTAATCAGCAGCGGGGCAGATGAGACCCTGCAGATTTGGCAACCGCTGCCTAAAGATTAA
- a CDS encoding DUF5320 domain-containing protein: MYPRRIQRKILPKISTLPRQRTEAAHYLDMYKLTVEKKRLQQELQSLEERQQQIKQRLEELDAHTSALEEGAQQLRNTNNGQASAPTSNVYLPSSRAASAPSAPDDFNLLFLEY, translated from the coding sequence ATGTACCCTCGCCGCATCCAGCGCAAAATCCTGCCCAAAATCAGCACCCTGCCCCGCCAGCGGACTGAGGCTGCTCACTACTTGGACATGTACAAGCTGACTGTGGAAAAGAAGCGCCTGCAGCAGGAACTGCAGAGCCTGGAGGAGCGGCAGCAGCAGATTAAGCAGCGCTTAGAAGAGCTTGACGCCCACACCAGTGCTCTAGAAGAGGGGGCACAGCAACTCCGAAACACAAACAACGGACAAGCCTCGGCCCCAACCAGTAACGTGTACTTGCCTAGTAGCCGAGCAGCCAGTGCTCCCAGCGCCCCTGATGACTTCAACCTGCTTTTCCTAGAGTACTAG
- a CDS encoding NAD-binding protein — MSLPYIPQVIVCGLGRAGYRIFMLLRQQGAQVVGISDKPLDIGDSAIVVGNLRSQDTLKAASIEQAHTLLLASSDDALNLAILTQARLLNPKIRIINRLFNASLGERLDQTLPQHVSMSVAALAGPLFAFAALGNRAIGQIELFGTTWAMHEEYIDADHPWNGRLLKSLWEDRGRMLIYYHSSTAEIDLISAVLEGEVLHTGDRLIVATRPQLQKPRSQPMPYLCMAGGLLWVAIATLITPHHPFCSKSIQSVAKQADLVPLYLETRGQTLHGFALLNAILNSGDILYLTLPAHGLEQLWRHTSLLVSP; from the coding sequence GTGTCCTTGCCTTATATTCCTCAAGTAATTGTTTGCGGTCTGGGCCGGGCCGGCTACCGGATCTTCATGCTGCTGCGGCAGCAAGGTGCCCAGGTGGTTGGGATTAGCGACAAGCCCCTGGATATCGGTGATAGCGCTATCGTGGTGGGCAACTTGCGATCGCAAGACACCCTCAAAGCCGCCAGCATTGAGCAGGCCCACACCCTGCTGCTGGCCAGTTCAGACGACGCGTTAAACCTAGCCATTCTCACCCAGGCCCGACTGCTCAATCCTAAAATCCGCATTATCAATCGCCTGTTCAACGCCAGCCTGGGAGAACGCCTCGATCAGACTCTGCCTCAGCACGTCAGTATGAGCGTGGCGGCTCTAGCGGGGCCGCTCTTTGCCTTTGCCGCCCTAGGCAATCGGGCCATCGGTCAGATTGAGCTTTTTGGCACAACCTGGGCCATGCACGAAGAGTACATCGATGCCGATCACCCCTGGAATGGCCGCCTGCTCAAGAGCCTCTGGGAAGATCGGGGACGGATGCTGATTTACTACCACTCTAGCACGGCTGAGATCGATCTAATCTCGGCCGTGCTAGAAGGGGAGGTTTTGCATACAGGAGATCGGCTGATTGTAGCTACTCGGCCCCAACTGCAAAAGCCCCGCTCTCAGCCCATGCCCTATCTCTGTATGGCGGGCGGGCTGCTGTGGGTTGCGATCGCAACCCTTATTACCCCTCACCACCCCTTCTGCAGCAAATCAATCCAGTCTGTCGCCAAACAGGCCGATCTCGTTCCCCTATACCTAGAAACCCGAGGCCAGACCCTGCACGGGTTTGCGCTCCTAAACGCAATCCTCAACAGCGGCGACATTCTCTATCTGACACTGCCTGCCCATGGCTTAGAGCAGCTCTGGCGGCATACCTCCCTGCTGGTTTCTCCCTGA
- the mdh gene encoding malate dehydrogenase produces the protein MTAFSPPPFCHLSRVTIVGAGNVGSSLAQRILERNVADVVLIDIVEGRPQGVALDLMESRGSEGHNRQIVGTNSYQDTAHSDVVVITAGLPRKPGMSRDDLLQVNGKIVIETIQQALQYSPHACYIVVTNPLDVMTYLAWKVSGLPAERVMGMAGVLDSARFQTFIAMELGVPPGDVSALVLGGHGDLMVPLPQYSTVSGIPVTELVDAATLERLIERTRNGGAEIVQLLKQGGAYYAPASAICVMVEAILYNQSRILPVAAYLEGQYGLEDLYLGVPCRIGQKGVETVLELSLTEAQHQALATSADSVKQNIDQALDQLLEFKIQR, from the coding sequence ATGACTGCCTTTAGCCCACCCCCGTTTTGCCATTTAAGCCGGGTAACAATCGTTGGTGCAGGTAACGTCGGCAGTTCACTCGCCCAGCGAATTTTAGAGCGCAATGTGGCCGATGTGGTGCTGATCGACATTGTCGAAGGACGCCCGCAGGGAGTCGCTCTCGATTTGATGGAATCGAGGGGCTCCGAGGGCCACAACCGCCAAATTGTGGGGACTAACAGCTACCAGGACACGGCCCACTCTGATGTGGTTGTGATTACAGCGGGGCTACCGCGAAAGCCGGGCATGAGCCGAGATGACCTGCTGCAGGTCAACGGCAAAATTGTTATTGAGACGATTCAGCAGGCGTTACAGTACTCCCCCCACGCCTGCTATATCGTTGTCACCAATCCGCTTGATGTGATGACGTATCTGGCCTGGAAGGTGAGCGGTTTGCCAGCTGAGCGGGTGATGGGCATGGCTGGGGTGTTGGATTCAGCTCGATTCCAAACCTTTATTGCGATGGAGTTGGGAGTACCGCCAGGGGATGTTTCGGCGTTGGTGCTGGGAGGGCACGGTGACCTGATGGTGCCTTTGCCCCAGTACTCGACGGTCAGCGGCATCCCGGTGACGGAACTAGTTGATGCCGCCACATTAGAGCGGCTGATTGAGCGAACTCGCAATGGGGGGGCTGAGATTGTCCAACTGCTTAAGCAGGGCGGGGCTTATTATGCGCCAGCGTCTGCTATTTGCGTGATGGTTGAGGCGATTCTCTATAATCAGTCCCGCATTTTGCCGGTTGCGGCCTATTTAGAGGGCCAATACGGCCTTGAAGATCTCTATTTGGGAGTGCCCTGCCGAATTGGGCAGAAAGGGGTTGAAACGGTTCTGGAACTGTCTCTGACTGAGGCCCAGCACCAGGCGCTGGCGACCTCTGCAGACTCGGTAAAACAGAATATTGATCAGGCACTGGACCAGCTACTGGAGTTTAAAATCCAGCGCTAG
- a CDS encoding NAD(P)H-quinone oxidoreductase subunit O — protein MAAPLKRGDLVRAIREKLESSLEAKASDARFPSYVFETRGEIVDIRNDYAQVKFGHMPAPNVWLRMDQLEKFS, from the coding sequence ATGGCAGCTCCATTGAAGCGTGGTGACCTAGTTAGAGCTATTCGGGAAAAGCTAGAAAGCAGCTTGGAAGCCAAAGCGAGCGATGCTCGCTTCCCCAGCTATGTGTTTGAGACGCGGGGAGAAATTGTGGATATTCGCAATGACTACGCTCAGGTCAAGTTTGGCCATATGCCTGCTCCCAATGTCTGGCTACGGATGGATCAGCTAGAGAAATTTTCTTAG